A region from the Aegilops tauschii subsp. strangulata cultivar AL8/78 chromosome 5, Aet v6.0, whole genome shotgun sequence genome encodes:
- the LOC109774827 gene encoding protein DETOXIFICATION 21 yields MEKREEEESKVPLLEPCSREAAAAEHDVNVSGGGLGRRLLGENRRLWAVAGPSICTRFSTFGIAVISQAFIGHIGATQLAAYALVSTVLMRFSNGILLGMASALETLCGQSYGAKQYHMMGISLQRSWIILTGCAVLMLPIFVFTEPLLVFIGQDPTISAVAGTISLWYIPVMFACVFSFTLQMYLQAQSKNMIITYLAFVSLGVHLFLSWLLTVRLNLGLDGIMTSMVIAMWIPVFGQLIFVFCGGCPLTWTGFSSVALTDLVPVLRLSLSSGVMLCLELWYNTILVLLTGYMRNAEVALDALSICLNINGWEMMISIGFLSAIGVRVANELGAGSARRAKFAIINVVATSFSIGLVFFIFFLFFRGKLSYIFTTSEEVAAAVASLSPLLAFSILLNSVQPVLSGVAIGAGWQSIVAYVNITTYYLIGIPVGAILGYVFGYHVKGVWVGMLLGTLIQTIVLVFITIRTDWDKQVEVTQERLKRWYITDGNKGKPDSRGSP; encoded by the exons ATGgagaagagggaggaggaggagagcaaGGTCCCGCTGCTGGAGCCCTGCAgcagggaggcggcggcggcggagcacgATGTGAATGTGAGCGgcggcggcctggggcggcggctgTTGGGGGAGAACCGGAGGCTGTGGGCGGTGGCGGGGCCGTCCATCTGCACGCGCTTCTCCACCTTCGGGATCGCCGTCATCAGCCAGGCCTTCATCGGCCACATCGGCGCCACCCAGCTCGCCGCCTACGCCCTCGTCTCCACCGTCCTCATGCGCTTCAGCAACGGCATACTG CTGGGCATGGCGAGCGCGCTGGAGACTCTGTGCGGGCAGTCGTACGGGGCGAAGCAGTACCACATGATGGGCATCTCCCTGCAGCGCTCCTGGATCATCCTGACCGGCTGCGCCGTGCTCATGCTCCCCATCTTCGTCTTCACCGAGCCTCTCCTCGTCTTCATCGGCCAGGACCCGACCATCAGCGCCGTCGCCGGGACCATCTCGCTCTGGTACATCCCCGTCATGTTCGCGTGCGTCTTCAGCTTCACGCTCCAGATGTACCTGCAGGCGCAGAGCAAGAACATGATCATCACCTACCTTGCGTTTGTCTCCCTCGGCGTCCATCTCTTCCTGTCATGGCTCTTGACCGTCCGGCTGAACCTTGGACTCGACGGGATCATGACCTCCATGGTCATCGCCATGTGGATTCCTGTGTTTGGGCAGCTCATCTTCGTCTTCTGCGGTGGCTGCCCTCTCACATGGACCGGGTTCTCCTCCGTGGCACTCACGGACCTCGTTCCTGTCCTCAGGCTCTCGCTATCCTCTGGTGTGATGCTCTG TTTGGAATTGTGGTACAACACCATACTGGTGCTCCTAACCGGGTACATGAGGAATGCAGAGGTTGCACTTGACGCTCTTTCAATATG TCTTAACATCAACGGTTGGGAGATGATGATTTCTATTGGCTTTTTGTCTGCAATAGG AGTGCGCGTTGCAAATGAGCTCGGAGCTGGAAGTGCAAGAAGGGCCAAGTTCGCCATCATAAATGTCGTCGCCACTTCTTTCTCAATAGGCCTTGTGTTCTTCATATTTTTCCTCTTCTTCCGCGGAAAGCTTTCCTACATATTTACCACCAGTGAAGAGGTAGCTGCCGCAGTTGCAAGCCTGTCGCCTCTTCTAGCCTTCTCCATCTTGTTGAACAGTGTTCAACCAGTGCTATCAG GTGTTGCTATCGGTGCGGGTTGGCAGAGTATAGTTGCCTATGTTAACATCACAACATATTACTTGATTGGTATCCCTGTTGGAGCAATCCTTGGTTATGTTTTTGGATATCATGTGAAG GGCGTTTGGGTTGGCATGCTGCTCGGAACACTGATCCAAACAATTGTACTTGTGTTCATTACAATTAGGACTGACTGGGATAAACAG GTAGAGGTTACTCAGGAGAGATTGAAGAGATGGTACATCACGGATGGGAACAAAGGGAAGCCAGATTCAAGGGGAAGTCCATGA